From a single Pempheris klunzingeri isolate RE-2024b chromosome 2, fPemKlu1.hap1, whole genome shotgun sequence genomic region:
- the atp6ap1la gene encoding ATPase H+ transporting accessory protein 1 like a yields the protein MWMEESLVFAEQQFTQLQSQDVSRRKLLQAPGAALPFPPIKVFSNGEPCILFQARKLSLRYEKQKQLDLTERAFSPQKLVDTSQSVCRQDKATLVMRFGDVEDLKSLSIRLQLSSTFYESSGQWWFSVDSVSLLYNVSEEAVFNASEVYAPASSSYHCLHVSSLQRHSALLLPGTDHARRWTITFTNFQIQAFNVTSGKFSPASDCATFLTPAILMGLITSLILLLVLAYALHMVIHLKHIEHDDEHKADVYFPQNPEQPEQCCVESVAEKNIL from the exons atgTGGATGGAGGAGAGTTTGGTATTTGCAGAGCAACAGTTCACACAACTGCAG TCTCAAGATGTATCAAGGAGGAAGTTACTTCAGGCGCCAGGAGCTGCACTTCCCTTCCCCCCCATCAAG GTGTTCTCCAATGGGGAGCCATGCATCCTGTTCCAGGCCAGGAAGCTGTCTCTCCGCTATgagaagcagaagcagctggACCTAACTGAGAGAGCCTTTTCCCCACAGAAACTTGTCGACACCAGTCAGTCTGTTTGCCGCCAAGACAAGGCCAC GCTAGTCATGAGGTTTGGAGATGTGGAGGACTTGAAAAGCCTGTCCATCAG ACTGCAGCTGTCCAGCACTTTCTATGAGTCTTCGGGTCAGTGGTGGTTCTCGGTGGACAGCGTCTCTCTGCTCTACAATGTCTCTGAGGAAGCTGTGTTCAACGCCAGCGAGGTGTACgctccagcctcctcctcctaccaCTGCCTCCATGTCAGCAGCCTCCAGCGCCACAGTGCTCTCCTGCTGCCCGGCACTGATCATGCCCGCCGCTGGACCATCACCTTCACCAACTTCCAG ATTCAGGCCTTCAACGTCACCTCTGGTAAATTTTCTCCTGCGAGCGATTGCGCCACCTTCCTGACGCCGGCCATCCTAATGGGCCTCATCACTTCCCTCATCCTTCTGCTGGTCCTGGCCTACGCCCTGCACATGGTCATCCACCTGAAACACATCGAGCATGACGACGAGCACAAGGCCGACGTCTACTTCCCCCAAAACCCTGAACAGCCTGAACAATGCTGTGTGGAGAGCGTTGCTGAGAAAAACATTCTGTAG
- the rps23 gene encoding small ribosomal subunit protein uS12 encodes MGKCRGLRTARKLRNHRREQKWHDKQYKKAHLGTALKANPFGGASHAKGIVLEKVGVEAKQPNSAIRKCVRVQLIKNGKKITAFVPNDGCLNFIEENDEVLVAGFGRKGHAVGDIPGVRFKVVKVANVSLLALYKGKKERPRS; translated from the exons ATGG GAAAGTGTCGTGGTCTGCGCACAGCCAGGAAGCTCCGCAACCACCGCCGTGAGCAGAAATGGCACGATAAACAGTACAAGAAGGCCCATCTGGGCACTGCCCTGAAGGCTAACCCCTTCGGAGGAGCCTCCCACGCCAAGGGCATCGTCCTTGAGAAAGT AGGTGTTGAGGCTAAGCAGCCCAACTCTGCTATCAGGAAGTGTGTGAGGGTTCAGCTCATCAAGAACGGCAAGAAGATCACCGCCTTCGTCCCCAACGACGGTTGCCTCAACTTCATCGAG GAGAACGATGAGGTTCTGGTGGCAGGATTCGGACGTAAAGGTCACGCCGTCGGTGACATTCCTGGAGTCCGTTTCAAGGTGGTCAAGGTGGCCAACGTCTCCCTGCTGGCACTCTACAAAGGCAAGAAGGAGAGACCCAGATCATAA
- the asb14a gene encoding dynein axonemal heavy chain 12, which yields MEFEPVGTEDEDGVDDAAFQYMIEQSLLEGNKQKEAHRDATTRDGRSSGPASAESNAVFTAIKQGSERLLKDLSVRQRDKFSQTDSRGWTPLHEAAAQSNQTILELTFKVSGPDSVESGTLSGQTPLFLAVERGLIENASFLLQHGARPDSQDHNQDSPLFIAIRSDRADLVRLLLQQGSKVNQEGCHGRRPLHEAAQLGNMALVTLLLDAGAQPDPRSHYSLTPLALAAQGGHLEVVETLLKRGANVLSQAQDEASVLYEASLSGDPSVISMLLEYGADANVAKLTGHMPIHRVAHRGHLQALKLLIPVTSIDEVKSSGMSPLHSAAAGGHTNCLKVLLDAGYDPNYMLHPCVRRSYNNERKSALFFAVSNNDVPSSKLLLESGAMANQDAVKCLQVALRLGNYELIHLLLRFGANVNYYCSINTTHFPSALQYALKDEVVLRMLCNYGYDVERCFDCPYGNSPHIPEDYEGWTNTVIKDTLFCEVITVYWLSDLSGQVVRIMLDYMDHVTLCSKLKAALMEQQQWPDICRLLENTRSLQHLCRLRIRRCLGRLRLRSPVFMSFLPLPERLKDYILYREHDLYCTGGLQE from the exons ATGGAGTTTGAGCCAGTTGGGACGGAGGATGAGGATGGTGTAGACGATGCAGCCTTTCAGTACATGATTGAACAGAGTCTGCTGGAGGGCAACAAACAGAAGGAAGCCCACCGAGATGCCACAACACGAGACGGCAGGAG CTCTGGACCTGCTTCTGCAGAGAGCAACGCAGTCTTCACTGCTATAAAACaag GCAGCGAGAGGCTCTTGAAGGATCTTAGTGTCCGACAAAGAGACAAgttttcacagacagacagcagaggctGGACTCCTCTCCatgaagcagcagctcagagcaacCAAACCATCCTGGAGCTCACATTCAAAG TTTCAGGCCCAGACTCTGTGGAGAGTGGGACTCTCAGCGGGCAGACGCCTCTCTTTCTGGCAGTCGAGCGAGGCCTGATAGAAAacgcctccttcctcctccaacATGGAGCTCGGCCAGACAGCCAGGACCACAACCAGGACTCACCGCTGTTCATAG CGATCCGCTCAGACCGTGCTGACTTGGTgaggctgctgctccagcagggCTCCAAGGTGAACCAGGAGGGTTGCCACGGCCGGCGGCCCCTCCACGAGGCCGCACAGCTGGGGAACATGGCCCTGGTGACTCTGCTGCTGGATGCCGGAGCACAGCCAGACCCTCGCAGCCACTACAGCCTCACGCCGCTGGCACTGGCCGCCCAGGGAGGACAcctggaggtggtggagactcTCCTGAAAAGAG GGGCAAACGTTCTGTCCCAGGCACAGGATGAGGCATCCGTTTTGTACGAGGCGTCTCTGTCTGGAGATCCATCTGTCATCAGTATGTTGCTGGAATATGGTGCAGACGCCAACGTTGCCAAGCTCACAGGACACATGCCAATTCATCGTGTGGCACACAGAGGACACCTGCA ggctCTGAAGCTGCTGATTCCAGTCACTTCTATTGACGAGGTAAAGAGCAGCGGGATGAGTCCTctacactctgctgctgcaggaggacacACAAACTGCCTcaaa GTGTTGCTGGATGCAGGTTACGACCCCAACTACATGCTCCATCCCTGTGTTCGCCGTAGCTACAACAACGAGAGAAAGTCAGCACTCTTCTTCGCTGTCTCCAATAACGATGTGCCATCATCCAAACTGCTGCTAGAGAGCGGCGCCATGGCCAACCAAGATGCCGTCAAATGTCTGCAG GTTGCACTACGTTTGGGCAACTATgagttgatccacttgttgtTGAGGTTCGGAGCCAACGTTAACTATTACTGCAGCATAAACACAACGCACTTCCCCTCCGCCCTGCAGTACGCTCTCAAAGACGAG gtggTCCTCAGGATGCTGTGTAACTATGGTTACGATGTGGAACGCTGCTTTGACTGTCCCTATGGCAACAGCCCCCACATCCCCGAAGACTACGAGGGATGGACCAACACGGTGATAAAGGACACTTTG TTCTGTGAGGTGATCACTGTCTACTGGCTGAGTGACCTCTCAGGTCAGGTGGTTCGCATCATGTTGGACTACATGGATCATGTGACCTTGTGCTCCAAGCTGAAGGCGGctctgatggagcagcagcagtggcccGACATCTGCAGGCTGCTAG aAAACACCCGCAGTCTGCAGCATCTCTGTCGCCTGCGGATCCGTCGTTGTCTCGGTCGCCTTCGCCTCCGGTCTCCTGTCTTCATGAGCTTCCTGCCGTTGCCAGAGCGACTGAAAGACTACATCCTGTACCGGGAGCACGACCTGTACTGTACTGGGGGGCTGCAGGAGTAA